The following are encoded together in the Xanthomonas vesicatoria ATCC 35937 genome:
- a CDS encoding Rne/Rng family ribonuclease, translating into MLINATQAEELRVAIVDGQTLYDIDIEQPSKEQKKSNIYKGRITRLEPSLEAAFVDYGAERHGFLPLKEISRDYFQAGVDHNKSTIRELLREGQEIVVQVDKEERGNKGAALTTFISLAGRYMVLMPNSPSAGGVSRRIEGEDRAALKEALDKLDIPDDMGVIIRTAGVGRDAEELQWDLDYLLQTWKAIAEAALSKPAAFLIYQESRLIIRALRDYLRADVGEILVDTPELYADAQEFMKQVMPQSLRKLKHYTDDIPLFNRFQIESQIEGAYERNVRLPSGGSIVVDQTEALTAVDVNSSRATKGSDIEETAFQTNLEAAEEVARQLRLRDLGGLVVIDFIDMASSKHQREVENKLQNALKYDRARVQLGRISRFGLMEMSRQRLRPSLGESSQIVCPRCDGHGRMRSVESLSLSIIRVAEEHAMKENTGQVLVQAPVEIANYLLNEKRSALREIENRHASPIIIVADEQLHTPHYEVTRLRENELGEDSGKPSYQRGTPRKLPVHALTKAQLNIPAAPAVTSIKPSQPAPVREEAPAPVAPTPAPAPVVTVPIPAPVTGVVGWLKRIFGGVEPVAPAAESLPRPRQNDAGRNNRNERGGQRRDGRDARNGNGGNQQRGSGNGANKERRDERRQPANGQNGQAAQAGAQAQQQVQVPKPPRNEAQAPKQQQQQQQQKPKQQNQTPRPPRAPAQQDGVPSERQPRPARQDEGTASAQTLTTTAATATTSTVVAAIAETAAETNKPTTANEANQAHPVEVVVSESTADRGTDASADGQTQDASGDDAANGEGGSRRRRGRRGGRRRRRGAGANGEGGSSVDGLDTDDLDGDSDSDLDADNEGDDAGTQNAASAAPRAGQPEFDFDDDAPAPSVRTKPEANAAAALKPRPVPKERAETQSDSDTTSTTAPVSNATPSFEQQVSAPVAGAADQKRGDASVAATSAAKPTVSAPAVASPQAASVADTATSAAARAATQAPVADATRSVTQTATASTPADHTVAAAPPAATPVADAASTAPVAVSKPVEPSAPNASTAEATADAQPKPVPKAPTDTTTAAPSADAQARAVPAASATPAVQSEPVKPAAAAPAGSQTPVATAQPAARAAVVTANAPHSEPANAVKPSVDVAVTSTATVPQSAAAASEDAPAAPVRKPYAPVQTTMLDALAPNADAAAPSAAATPVSPEQSPPAVPQAPAPVQEQAADKPKPTVVVSEAAKPAAPSVDIDGASVQEDDADKPRSDH; encoded by the coding sequence ATGCTGATCAACGCAACGCAGGCAGAAGAACTGCGCGTGGCGATTGTGGACGGCCAGACCCTGTACGACATCGACATCGAACAGCCGTCCAAGGAACAAAAGAAGTCCAACATCTACAAGGGCCGTATTACCCGGCTCGAGCCCTCTCTGGAAGCGGCGTTCGTGGACTATGGTGCCGAGCGCCATGGCTTCCTGCCGTTGAAGGAAATTTCCCGCGATTACTTCCAGGCCGGCGTCGACCATAACAAGTCGACCATTCGCGAGCTGCTACGCGAAGGCCAGGAAATCGTGGTGCAGGTCGACAAGGAAGAACGCGGCAACAAGGGCGCTGCCCTGACCACGTTTATTTCGCTTGCCGGCCGCTACATGGTGCTGATGCCCAATTCGCCGAGCGCCGGTGGCGTTTCGCGCCGGATCGAAGGCGAAGACCGCGCCGCGTTGAAGGAAGCGCTGGACAAGCTTGATATCCCCGACGACATGGGCGTGATCATCCGCACCGCCGGTGTCGGTCGTGACGCCGAAGAACTGCAGTGGGATCTGGATTACCTGCTGCAGACCTGGAAGGCGATCGCCGAGGCTGCGCTGAGCAAGCCGGCTGCGTTCCTGATCTATCAGGAATCGCGCCTGATCATTCGCGCACTGCGTGACTACCTGCGCGCCGACGTCGGCGAAATCCTGGTCGATACGCCGGAGCTGTATGCCGACGCCCAGGAATTCATGAAGCAGGTGATGCCGCAGAGCCTGCGCAAGCTCAAGCACTACACCGACGACATTCCGCTGTTCAACCGCTTCCAGATCGAATCGCAGATCGAAGGCGCCTACGAGCGCAACGTGCGCCTGCCGTCGGGCGGCTCGATCGTGGTCGATCAGACCGAAGCGTTGACGGCGGTCGACGTGAACTCCTCGCGCGCCACCAAGGGCAGCGACATCGAAGAAACCGCGTTCCAGACCAACCTGGAAGCGGCCGAAGAAGTCGCGCGCCAGCTGCGCCTGCGCGACCTCGGCGGCCTGGTGGTCATCGACTTCATTGATATGGCTTCGTCCAAGCACCAGCGCGAAGTCGAAAACAAGCTGCAGAATGCGCTCAAGTACGACCGTGCGCGCGTGCAGCTGGGTCGCATCTCGCGCTTCGGCCTGATGGAAATGAGCCGCCAGCGTCTGCGTCCGAGCCTGGGTGAATCCAGCCAGATCGTATGCCCGCGTTGCGATGGCCATGGCCGCATGCGCAGTGTCGAATCGCTGTCGCTGTCGATCATCCGCGTGGCCGAAGAACACGCGATGAAGGAAAACACCGGACAGGTGCTGGTCCAGGCCCCGGTGGAGATCGCCAACTACCTGCTCAACGAAAAGCGCAGCGCGCTGCGCGAGATCGAAAATCGCCACGCCTCGCCGATCATCATCGTCGCCGACGAGCAACTGCACACGCCGCATTACGAAGTCACGCGCCTGCGCGAGAACGAGTTGGGCGAAGACAGCGGCAAGCCGAGCTATCAGCGCGGCACCCCGCGCAAGTTGCCGGTGCATGCGCTGACCAAGGCGCAGTTGAACATTCCGGCAGCGCCTGCGGTGACCTCGATCAAACCGAGCCAGCCGGCCCCGGTGCGTGAAGAGGCCCCTGCCCCGGTCGCGCCGACACCGGCGCCAGCCCCGGTTGTCACCGTGCCGATTCCGGCACCGGTAACCGGCGTGGTTGGATGGTTGAAGCGCATCTTCGGTGGTGTCGAGCCGGTCGCTCCTGCAGCCGAGTCGCTCCCGCGTCCGCGTCAGAACGATGCAGGCCGCAACAATCGTAACGAGCGTGGCGGTCAACGTCGCGACGGCCGCGATGCCCGCAACGGCAACGGTGGCAATCAGCAGCGCGGCAGTGGCAACGGTGCCAACAAGGAGCGTCGTGACGAGCGCCGCCAGCCGGCGAACGGCCAAAACGGCCAGGCTGCCCAAGCCGGTGCCCAGGCCCAGCAGCAGGTGCAGGTACCCAAGCCGCCGCGTAACGAAGCGCAGGCGCCGAAGCAACAGCAACAACAACAGCAGCAGAAGCCCAAGCAGCAGAACCAGACGCCGCGTCCGCCACGTGCGCCTGCGCAGCAGGACGGTGTGCCGTCCGAGCGTCAGCCGCGTCCGGCCCGTCAGGATGAGGGCACCGCTTCGGCGCAGACCCTGACCACGACCGCCGCAACTGCAACCACGTCGACTGTGGTCGCCGCCATTGCCGAGACCGCTGCAGAGACCAATAAGCCAACCACCGCGAACGAAGCCAACCAGGCCCACCCGGTCGAGGTCGTCGTGAGCGAGTCGACTGCCGATCGCGGCACCGACGCGAGTGCGGATGGCCAGACCCAGGACGCGTCGGGCGACGATGCGGCCAATGGCGAAGGTGGAAGCCGTCGTCGCCGCGGTCGTCGTGGCGGTCGTCGTCGTCGTCGTGGCGCCGGTGCAAATGGTGAAGGCGGCAGCAGCGTCGATGGTCTGGATACAGATGATCTCGATGGTGATTCCGACAGCGATCTCGATGCCGACAACGAGGGCGACGATGCCGGTACGCAGAACGCGGCATCCGCCGCTCCGCGTGCAGGTCAGCCGGAGTTCGATTTTGACGACGATGCCCCGGCCCCGTCCGTTCGTACCAAGCCCGAAGCCAATGCAGCGGCAGCGCTGAAGCCGCGTCCGGTTCCCAAGGAACGTGCGGAAACGCAATCGGACAGCGACACGACGTCAACGACGGCGCCGGTCTCCAACGCCACTCCGTCGTTCGAGCAGCAGGTCTCTGCACCTGTTGCCGGAGCAGCCGATCAGAAACGCGGTGATGCCAGCGTGGCAGCTACCTCGGCAGCCAAGCCGACCGTTTCTGCCCCGGCAGTGGCCTCGCCCCAAGCTGCGTCGGTAGCCGACACTGCAACTTCGGCAGCTGCGCGGGCCGCCACGCAAGCTCCGGTCGCTGACGCAACGCGAAGCGTCACACAGACTGCGACTGCCTCGACTCCTGCTGACCACACGGTTGCTGCTGCGCCACCTGCTGCAACCCCGGTTGCAGATGCGGCATCAACTGCACCGGTTGCGGTCAGCAAGCCTGTCGAGCCTTCTGCACCGAATGCATCGACGGCCGAAGCAACCGCCGACGCACAGCCCAAGCCGGTACCGAAAGCACCGACCGACACTACGACTGCAGCACCGTCGGCCGATGCGCAAGCGCGTGCGGTTCCGGCTGCCAGTGCAACACCTGCAGTGCAATCGGAGCCCGTGAAGCCGGCAGCAGCGGCGCCCGCTGGGTCGCAAACGCCTGTAGCAACGGCACAGCCGGCAGCACGGGCCGCCGTGGTCACCGCCAATGCGCCACATAGCGAACCGGCCAATGCGGTCAAGCCTTCGGTAGACGTTGCTGTGACATCCACCGCAACGGTGCCGCAGAGTGCCGCCGCAGCGTCCGAGGATGCGCCGGCCGCTCCGGTTCGCAAGCCGTATGCACCGGTGCAGACGACCATGCTGGATGCGCTGGCTCCCAATGCCGACGCAGCTGCTCCGTCAGCGGCTGCCACGCCTGTATCGCCGGAGCAGTCGCCGCCAGCAGTACCGCAGGCACCTGCCCCTGTGCAGGAACAGGCAGCCGACAAGCCTAAGCCGACTGTGGTCGTCTCCGAAGCGGCCAAGCCTGCAGCGCCGTCCGTTGACATCGATGGTGCATCAGTACAGGAAGATGACGCCGACAAGCCGCGCAGCGATCACTGA
- a CDS encoding response regulator gives MTIRVFLIDDHALVRTGMKMILSKEVDVDVVGEAESGEAALPQIRQLKPEIVLCDLHLPGVSGLEITERIVKGDYGTRVIIVSVLEDGPLPKRLLEAGASGYVGKGGDAHELLRAVREVALGRRYLGNTIAQNLALSNLEGGSSPFDALSPRELEVALLLTQGLRQEDIAKRLNLSAKTINTHKARLFEKVGIQDNIALARLANQYGLTDPARTM, from the coding sequence ATGACCATCAGAGTTTTTCTGATCGACGATCATGCACTCGTGCGTACCGGCATGAAGATGATCCTGTCCAAGGAAGTGGACGTTGATGTCGTGGGTGAGGCAGAGAGTGGCGAAGCCGCATTGCCGCAGATTCGTCAGCTCAAGCCGGAGATCGTCTTGTGCGATCTGCATTTGCCCGGCGTCAGTGGTTTGGAAATCACCGAGCGTATCGTCAAGGGCGACTACGGAACGCGCGTGATCATCGTGTCGGTGTTAGAGGATGGCCCGCTGCCGAAACGTCTGCTCGAAGCGGGCGCATCCGGGTATGTCGGCAAGGGGGGCGACGCGCATGAGCTACTACGCGCGGTACGCGAAGTCGCATTGGGGCGGCGCTACCTGGGCAATACGATTGCGCAGAATCTTGCGCTTTCCAACCTGGAAGGCGGTAGCTCGCCATTCGATGCATTGTCGCCACGCGAACTTGAAGTCGCTTTGTTGCTGACGCAAGGCCTGCGACAGGAAGACATCGCCAAGCGCCTGAATCTCAGCGCCAAGACGATCAACACGCACAAGGCGCGCTTGTTCGAAAAGGTCGGTATCCAGGACAACATCGCACTGGCGCGCCTGGCCAACCAATACGGCCTGACCGACCCTGCTCGCACGATGTAG
- a CDS encoding sulfurtransferase, with the protein MITNTAAYQFVTIQDPQQLADSVLLHAEQHLLKGSVLVAEEGINLFLAGNAEQIGAFYRWLQADPRFAQMRIKYSQSTQQPFARLKVKVKPEIISFRRDDASPLQGRAPTVTPGVLREWIRNGRDDQGRPLVLLDTRNAQEVTYGTFQGALTLPIDKFTELPAALESHRAALADATVVSFCTGGIRCEKAALWMQAEDMDNVLQLEGGILGYFEEVGGEGYDGRCFVFDERVALDPALRPLVDGARTDEPGKV; encoded by the coding sequence ATGATCACCAATACCGCGGCTTATCAATTCGTCACCATCCAGGACCCGCAGCAGCTGGCGGACAGCGTGCTGCTGCACGCAGAACAGCACCTGCTGAAGGGCTCTGTGCTGGTGGCCGAAGAGGGCATCAACCTCTTTCTGGCGGGTAACGCCGAGCAGATCGGCGCGTTTTACCGCTGGCTGCAGGCCGACCCGCGCTTTGCGCAGATGCGCATCAAATACAGCCAGAGCACGCAGCAGCCGTTTGCGCGGCTCAAGGTCAAGGTCAAGCCGGAGATCATCAGCTTCCGTCGCGACGATGCATCGCCGCTGCAAGGCCGCGCGCCGACGGTGACGCCTGGGGTATTGCGCGAGTGGATACGCAATGGGCGAGATGACCAAGGGCGCCCGCTGGTGCTGCTGGATACGCGCAACGCGCAGGAAGTGACCTATGGCACGTTCCAAGGCGCGCTGACCTTGCCGATCGACAAGTTCACCGAGCTGCCCGCAGCACTTGAATCGCATCGTGCAGCATTGGCCGACGCCACGGTGGTGAGCTTTTGCACCGGCGGTATCCGTTGCGAGAAGGCGGCGCTGTGGATGCAGGCCGAGGACATGGACAACGTACTGCAGCTGGAGGGCGGCATCCTGGGCTATTTCGAAGAAGTCGGTGGCGAAGGCTATGACGGCCGCTGTTTCGTGTTCGATGAGCGCGTAGCGCTCGATCCCGCATTGCGCCCTCTGGTAGATGGTGCGCGGACCGATGAACCGGGAAAAGTCTGA
- a CDS encoding DUF6164 family protein yields the protein MAKLLLNLRNVPDDEADEVRALLREHLVQIYETRPSNWGISAGGIWLSDDADYPRAKAVLDTYQAERGALARAQRQEAIAAGTAETFGALLRKRPVFVIVTLLGMLIVASLVLLPFLLLRA from the coding sequence ATGGCCAAGCTGCTGCTCAATCTGCGTAACGTTCCCGACGACGAGGCCGACGAGGTGCGGGCACTGCTGCGCGAGCACCTGGTGCAGATCTACGAAACCAGGCCCAGCAATTGGGGCATTTCTGCTGGCGGCATCTGGCTCAGCGACGATGCCGACTACCCGCGCGCCAAGGCGGTGCTGGATACGTATCAAGCCGAGCGTGGCGCGTTGGCGCGGGCGCAACGGCAGGAAGCGATTGCTGCGGGCACTGCAGAAACGTTCGGGGCATTGCTGCGCAAGCGACCGGTGTTCGTGATCGTCACGCTGCTGGGGATGCTCATCGTTGCGTCCTTGGTGTTGCTGCCGTTTCTGTTGCTGCGCGCCTGA
- a CDS encoding FKBP-type peptidyl-prolyl cis-trans isomerase, producing MRLLLTLCAALLLASCAPALPPSGGTIASFERIDRTVGTGAEATPGAMVTVHYTGWLYDEKAADKHGKKFDSSLDRAEPFQFVLGGHQVIRGWDDGVDGMRVGGKRTLMIPPDYGYGDNGAGGVIPPGASLVFDVELLGVQPR from the coding sequence ATGCGCCTTCTGTTGACGCTCTGTGCCGCGCTGCTGCTTGCCAGCTGCGCACCTGCCCTGCCGCCGTCCGGCGGCACCATCGCCAGCTTCGAGCGGATCGACCGCACGGTCGGTACCGGCGCGGAAGCCACCCCGGGCGCGATGGTCACCGTGCACTACACCGGCTGGCTGTACGACGAAAAAGCCGCCGACAAGCACGGCAAGAAATTCGACAGCTCGCTCGATCGCGCAGAACCCTTCCAGTTCGTGCTGGGCGGTCATCAGGTGATCCGCGGTTGGGACGATGGCGTTGACGGCATGCGCGTGGGCGGCAAGCGTACCTTGATGATTCCGCCGGACTACGGCTATGGCGACAACGGTGCGGGTGGCGTGATTCCGCCGGGCGCATCGCTGGTGTTCGATGTGGAGCTGCTCGGCGTGCAGCCACGTTGA
- a CDS encoding TIGR03862 family flavoprotein, translated as MMEANRPRLAVIGGGPAGLMAAEVACAAGMAVDLYEAKGSVGRKFLIAGKGGLNLTHSDPMPLFAQRYRERTSAVASWLQDFDADALRTWARDLGVDTYVGSSGRVFPIDRKAAPLLRGWVRRLKDQGVTFHVQHRWLGWSDDGALQFATAAGDIACHADAVVLALGGGSWPQLGSDGRWQAPLQQRGIAVAPLVPANCGFDIDWSAHFVQRHAGAPLKPVVAHWRDDAGVQHALQGECVATETGIEGSLIYAIAAELRNQIDVYGHAELGLDLLPGRTLERVSAELALPRKGRTLSEHLRRQVGIEGVKAALLYEHLGKQAGDDLALVARTLKHLPLRLLRPRPLAEAISSAGGVRLEALDAQLMALAQPGVFCAGEMLDWEAPTGGYLLTACFASGRRAALGALDWLQHRHDRVTADR; from the coding sequence ATGATGGAGGCGAACAGGCCGCGCCTAGCGGTCATTGGCGGCGGGCCTGCGGGGTTGATGGCCGCTGAAGTGGCGTGCGCCGCCGGAATGGCGGTCGATCTGTACGAGGCCAAGGGCTCGGTGGGGCGCAAGTTTTTGATTGCCGGCAAGGGCGGGCTGAATCTCACCCACTCCGACCCGATGCCGCTGTTTGCGCAACGCTACCGCGAGCGCACCTCGGCAGTCGCATCGTGGCTGCAGGACTTCGATGCGGACGCCTTGCGCACATGGGCACGCGATCTGGGTGTAGACACCTATGTCGGCAGTTCGGGGCGCGTGTTCCCGATCGATCGCAAGGCAGCGCCGCTGCTGCGCGGCTGGGTACGCCGCCTCAAGGATCAGGGTGTCACCTTCCATGTACAGCATCGCTGGCTCGGCTGGAGCGACGACGGCGCGCTGCAGTTCGCAACGGCTGCCGGCGATATCGCATGCCATGCCGATGCAGTGGTGCTGGCGCTGGGTGGCGGCAGCTGGCCGCAACTTGGCTCGGATGGGCGATGGCAGGCGCCGCTACAGCAGCGCGGCATCGCAGTTGCGCCACTGGTGCCCGCCAACTGCGGTTTCGATATCGACTGGAGCGCACATTTTGTGCAACGGCATGCAGGTGCGCCGCTCAAGCCGGTCGTCGCACACTGGCGCGATGACGCCGGCGTGCAACACGCATTGCAAGGCGAATGCGTCGCGACCGAAACCGGAATCGAAGGCAGCTTGATCTATGCGATCGCTGCAGAGTTGCGCAACCAGATCGATGTATACGGCCACGCGGAGCTCGGCCTGGACCTCTTGCCGGGACGCACGTTGGAACGGGTGAGCGCCGAGTTGGCCCTGCCGCGCAAGGGGCGCACTCTCAGCGAGCACTTGCGTCGCCAGGTCGGCATCGAAGGCGTCAAGGCCGCGCTGCTTTACGAACACCTGGGCAAACAGGCCGGCGACGATCTTGCGCTGGTTGCACGGACGCTCAAGCACCTGCCGCTGCGCTTGCTGAGGCCTCGCCCGTTGGCCGAGGCCATCAGTTCAGCCGGTGGCGTGCGTCTGGAAGCGCTCGACGCGCAGCTGATGGCGCTCGCGCAACCTGGCGTGTTCTGTGCCGGCGAAATGCTCGACTGGGAAGCGCCAACCGGCGGCTATCTACTAACCGCATGTTTTGCCAGCGGCCGACGTGCCGCGCTCGGCGCCCTCGATTGGCTGCAACACCGCCACGATCGCGTTACAGCCGATCGCTGA
- a CDS encoding nucleotide sugar dehydrogenase, with product MSGNTLLPSLQARIAIIGLGYVGLPLAVAFGERRDTLGFDIDAQRVAQLREGHDATLELDDAELAAATQLRYSATATDLASCSIFIVTVPTPIDSFEQPDLEPLRSATTLIAAALKPGDLVIYESTVYPGTTEEVCVPLLEAASGLRFNEDFFCGYSPERVNPGDRQRRLRDIRKITSGSTPQAAETVDALYTSIITAGTWRASSMRVAEAAKVVENIQRDVNIALVNELALIFDKLGIDTLDVLEAAGTKWNFLPFRPGLVGGHCIGVDPYYLMHKSESVGYHPDLIHTARQVNNRVGRHVAERVCGMLALRGVTLAQARVLVLGATFKENCPDLRNSRALELVQLLQAAGVHVDTCDPWADPAEALQHGGVQLCEVPDEGSYDAVVLAVAHAQYRDYDVERIAALGKPGAVVYDVKSVWPRAAVSDRL from the coding sequence ATGTCCGGCAACACGCTTCTCCCATCGCTGCAGGCACGCATTGCCATCATCGGGCTCGGCTACGTGGGCCTGCCGTTGGCGGTGGCGTTTGGCGAGCGCCGCGACACCCTGGGCTTCGACATCGATGCGCAGCGGGTCGCGCAACTGCGCGAGGGTCACGATGCCACGTTGGAGCTGGACGACGCCGAGTTGGCCGCAGCAACGCAATTGCGCTACAGCGCAACCGCCACTGATTTGGCGAGCTGCAGCATCTTCATCGTGACCGTGCCGACACCCATCGACAGTTTCGAGCAGCCTGATCTGGAGCCATTGCGCAGCGCCACGACCTTGATTGCCGCGGCGCTCAAGCCGGGCGATCTGGTCATTTACGAATCCACTGTGTATCCGGGCACCACCGAAGAAGTCTGCGTGCCGCTGCTCGAAGCCGCCTCCGGTTTGCGTTTCAACGAAGACTTTTTCTGCGGCTATAGCCCCGAGCGCGTCAATCCGGGCGACCGCCAGCGGCGCTTGCGCGACATTCGCAAGATCACCTCCGGCTCGACGCCGCAGGCTGCCGAAACAGTCGATGCGCTGTACACCAGCATCATCACCGCTGGCACGTGGCGGGCATCCTCAATGCGCGTGGCCGAAGCAGCCAAGGTGGTGGAAAACATTCAGCGCGACGTCAATATCGCGCTGGTCAACGAGTTGGCGCTGATCTTCGACAAGCTCGGAATCGATACGCTCGATGTGCTCGAAGCGGCCGGGACCAAGTGGAATTTCCTGCCGTTTCGTCCCGGCCTGGTTGGCGGCCACTGCATCGGGGTGGACCCGTATTACCTGATGCACAAATCCGAGAGCGTGGGCTACCACCCGGACCTGATCCACACCGCGCGCCAGGTCAATAACCGCGTCGGTCGGCATGTCGCCGAGCGCGTGTGCGGCATGTTGGCGCTGCGCGGTGTGACGCTGGCGCAGGCGCGTGTGCTGGTGCTGGGTGCCACCTTCAAGGAAAACTGCCCGGACCTGCGCAATAGCCGTGCGCTGGAATTGGTGCAGCTGCTGCAGGCGGCCGGCGTGCATGTCGATACCTGCGACCCATGGGCCGACCCGGCAGAAGCCTTGCAGCACGGCGGCGTGCAACTCTGCGAGGTGCCGGACGAGGGCAGCTACGATGCGGTCGTATTGGCAGTGGCGCATGCGCAGTATCGCGACTACGACGTGGAGCGCATCGCCGCGCTCGGCAAGCCGGGCGCGGTGGTATATGACGTCAAGTCGGTGTGGCCGCGCGCGGCTGTCAGCGATCGGCTGTAA
- the pgsA gene encoding CDP-diacylglycerol--glycerol-3-phosphate 3-phosphatidyltransferase yields MKLTIPTWLTLLRILMIPVLVVVFYLPYTWTNFASAGVFALAAITDWLDGWVARRYHQYSAFGAFLDPVADKLMVAVALFLIVQGHPTPWMAFWAAVIVGREIAVSALREWMAEIGQRAKVRVAAIGKIKTTAQMIALLCLLYSVTPGQMPTHEIWLGNAIFRAGYWTLAIAALLTLWSGFQYLQAAWPSLRADEKAAISNKPKKIESNS; encoded by the coding sequence ATGAAGTTGACCATCCCCACGTGGCTGACACTGCTGAGGATCCTGATGATCCCGGTGTTGGTCGTGGTGTTCTACCTGCCATACACCTGGACAAACTTCGCCTCGGCCGGTGTGTTCGCGCTGGCCGCCATCACCGACTGGCTGGATGGCTGGGTCGCGCGGCGGTATCACCAGTATTCCGCGTTCGGCGCGTTCCTCGATCCGGTCGCCGACAAGTTGATGGTCGCCGTGGCGTTGTTCCTCATCGTGCAGGGCCACCCCACGCCGTGGATGGCATTCTGGGCGGCCGTCATCGTGGGCCGCGAGATCGCGGTGTCCGCATTGCGTGAATGGATGGCAGAGATCGGCCAGCGCGCCAAGGTGCGCGTTGCAGCGATCGGCAAGATCAAGACCACTGCGCAGATGATCGCGCTGCTTTGTCTGCTGTACTCGGTCACCCCCGGCCAGATGCCTACGCATGAAATCTGGCTGGGCAATGCGATCTTCCGTGCCGGCTATTGGACATTGGCGATCGCTGCACTGCTGACGTTGTGGTCCGGTTTTCAGTATCTGCAGGCGGCGTGGCCAAGCCTGCGCGCGGACGAAAAAGCGGCGATCAGCAACAAGCCGAAAAAAATCGAAAGCAACAGTTGA